The Glycine max cultivar Williams 82 chromosome 12, Glycine_max_v4.0, whole genome shotgun sequence genome window below encodes:
- the LOC100817873 gene encoding ervatamin-B: MASIGKKQHILALVLLLSICTSQVMSRNLHEASMSERHEQWMKKYGKVYKDAAEKQKRLLIFKDNVEFIESFNAAGNRPYKLSINHLADQTNEEFVASHNGYKHKGSHSQTPFKYENVTGVPNAVDWRENGAVTAVKDQGQCGSCWAFSTVAATEGIYQITTSMLMSLSEQELVDCDSVDHGCDGGYMEGGFEFIIKNGGISSEANYPYTAVDGTCDANKEASPAAQIKGYETVPANSEDALQKAVANQPVSVTIDAGGSAFQFYSSGVFTGQCGTQLDHGVTAVGYGSTDDGTQYWIVKNSWGTQWGEEGYIRMQRGTDAQEGLCGIAMDASYPTA, from the exons ATGGCTTCCATTGGCAAAAAGCAGCACATTTTAGCtcttgtgctccttctctcaaTCTGCACTTCCCAAGTAATGTCCCGCAACCTCCatgaggcatccatgtccgaaAGACATGAGCAGTGGAtgaaaaaatatggaaaagTATATAAGGATGCTGCTGAGAAGCAAAAACGTTTACTGATATTCAAGGACAATGTTGAATTCATTGAATCCTTCAATGCTGCCGGGAACAGACCTTACAAGCTTAGCATCAATCACCTTGCTGACCAAACAAATGAGGAATTTGTGGCTTCCCATAATGGATACAAACACAAGGGATCACATTCACAAACACCATTCAAGTATGAAAACGTCACTGGTGTTCCGAATGCAGTGGATTGGAGGGAAAATGGAGCTGTCACAGCAGTCAAGGACCAAGGCCAATGTG GTAGCTGCTGGGCATTTTCAACGGTTGCGGCAACAGAAGGTATCTACCAAATAACTACAAGTATGTTAATGTCCCTTTCGGAGCAAGAGTTAGTGGATTGCGACAGCGTGGATCATGGTTGTGATGGAGGTTACATGGAAGGTGGgtttgagttcattataaaaaacgGTGGAATCAGCAGTGAGGCAAACTACCCCTACACAGCAGTTGACGGAACTTGTGACGCAAACAAAGAGGCTTCTCCTGCAGCTCAAATAAAGGGATATGAAACAGTACCTGCTAACAGTGAGGATGCACTGCAGAAAGCTGTTGCAAACCAACCCGTGTCAGTTACCATTGATGCCGGAGGATCCGCTTTCCAGTTCTACTCAAGTGGGGTTTTCACAGGACAATGTGGGACTCAACTAGACCATGGCGTTACTGCAGTTGGTTATGGTAGCACTGATGATGGCACCCAATATTGGATTGTGAAGAATTCATGGGGCACACAATGGGGTGAAGAAGGTTACATAAGAATGCAACGAGGCACAGATGCCCAAGAAGGCCTATGTGGGATTGCCATGGATGCCTCGTACCCAACTGCTTAG